From Pseudonocardia autotrophica, one genomic window encodes:
- a CDS encoding molybdopterin oxidoreductase family protein, with product MRPDDIRTATHCPYCALQCGQWIGPSGAVDARDFPTNAGGMCQKGWTSAALLTHPQRLTSPLVRDSRTAGFRETGWDDALGRVAGRLAALRAEHGPDSVAVFGAGGLTNEKAYLLGKFARVALGTSQIDYNGRFCMSSAAAAGNRAFGIDRGLPFPVTDLDDAELIVLAGANVAETMPPLMSHLSTARLVVIDPRRTPTAERAIASGGLHLAPRPGTDLVLALGMLHAAVVDGHLDLAYVDDRTSGFDDAWRIASQWWPERAERVCGVSAADMRTVVRLLATSSRRYVLTARGAEQHAHGVDTVTAWINLSLALGLPGRPGSGFGTITGQGNGQGGREHGQKSDQLPGYRRIDDPAARAHVGAVWGVDPDSIPGPGRSAVELLDSLGRPGGPKALLVFGSNVLVSAPDARAVADRLDALDLLVVADVVPGETAMRADVLLPVAQWAEEEGTMTNLEGRVLRRRRALAPPPGVRTDLEVISGLAAALDAPGEFPADPQLVFDELRRASSGGIADYTGVSYARLDAGEALHWPCPAEDHPGTPRLFADRFAHADGRARMVPVDHVEPDEDVDAGYPLLVTTGRVLAHYQSGAQTRRVAELAAVDPEVFVEVHPDTAARHGLADGELADVTSRRGTTTARVRCVPTLRTDTVFLPFHFGGAGAANNVTNPALDPVSRMPEFKVAAVRLAPATTGSTPGEDAGPAAKPVAHAGGSGV from the coding sequence GTGCGGCCCGACGACATCCGGACCGCCACCCACTGCCCGTACTGCGCGCTGCAGTGCGGGCAGTGGATCGGGCCGTCCGGTGCGGTCGACGCCCGTGACTTCCCGACCAACGCCGGCGGGATGTGTCAGAAGGGCTGGACCTCCGCTGCTCTGCTCACCCACCCGCAGCGGCTGACGTCTCCGCTGGTCAGGGACTCGCGGACGGCCGGATTCCGGGAGACGGGCTGGGACGACGCCCTCGGCCGGGTCGCCGGCCGGCTGGCCGCGCTGCGGGCCGAGCACGGCCCGGACTCGGTCGCCGTGTTCGGCGCGGGCGGTCTGACCAACGAGAAGGCCTATCTGCTCGGCAAGTTCGCCCGGGTCGCGCTGGGCACCTCGCAGATCGACTACAACGGCCGGTTCTGCATGTCCTCGGCGGCCGCCGCGGGCAACCGCGCATTCGGGATCGACCGCGGACTGCCGTTCCCGGTGACCGATCTCGACGACGCCGAGCTGATCGTGCTGGCCGGCGCGAACGTCGCCGAGACGATGCCGCCGTTGATGTCGCACCTGAGCACGGCCCGGCTGGTCGTGATCGACCCGCGCCGCACCCCGACCGCGGAGCGGGCGATCGCCTCCGGCGGCCTGCACCTGGCACCGCGCCCGGGCACCGACCTGGTGCTGGCGCTCGGGATGCTGCACGCCGCCGTCGTCGACGGACACCTGGACCTGGCCTACGTCGACGACCGGACCAGCGGGTTCGACGACGCCTGGCGGATCGCGTCGCAGTGGTGGCCGGAACGCGCGGAGCGGGTCTGCGGGGTGTCCGCGGCCGACATGCGCACGGTGGTGCGGCTGCTCGCGACGTCGTCGCGGCGCTACGTGCTGACCGCGCGCGGCGCCGAACAACACGCACACGGCGTCGACACGGTCACCGCGTGGATCAACCTGTCGCTGGCGCTCGGCCTGCCCGGGCGGCCCGGCTCCGGGTTCGGGACGATCACCGGTCAGGGCAACGGCCAGGGTGGACGCGAGCACGGCCAGAAGTCCGACCAGCTTCCCGGCTACCGGCGGATCGACGACCCGGCTGCGCGGGCGCACGTCGGAGCGGTGTGGGGCGTCGATCCGGACTCGATTCCCGGCCCGGGGCGGAGCGCGGTGGAGCTGCTGGACTCGCTCGGGCGGCCCGGCGGGCCGAAGGCGCTGTTGGTGTTCGGCTCGAACGTGCTGGTCTCCGCGCCGGACGCGCGCGCCGTCGCCGACCGGCTGGACGCGCTGGACCTGCTCGTCGTCGCCGATGTCGTGCCCGGCGAGACCGCGATGCGGGCCGACGTGCTCCTCCCGGTGGCCCAGTGGGCCGAGGAGGAGGGCACCATGACCAACCTCGAGGGCCGGGTGCTGCGCCGTCGGCGCGCCCTCGCCCCACCGCCGGGTGTCCGTACCGACCTGGAGGTGATCTCCGGGCTGGCCGCCGCGCTGGACGCGCCGGGGGAGTTCCCGGCGGACCCGCAGCTGGTGTTCGACGAGCTGCGCCGCGCGTCGTCCGGCGGGATCGCGGACTACACGGGTGTCTCGTACGCGCGTCTGGACGCGGGGGAGGCACTGCACTGGCCGTGCCCCGCCGAGGACCATCCCGGGACACCCCGGCTGTTCGCGGACCGGTTCGCCCACGCCGACGGCCGGGCCCGGATGGTGCCGGTCGACCACGTCGAACCCGACGAGGACGTCGACGCCGGGTACCCGCTGCTGGTCACCACCGGACGGGTGCTGGCGCACTACCAGTCCGGGGCCCAGACCCGGCGGGTCGCCGAGCTCGCCGCGGTGGATCCGGAGGTGTTCGTCGAGGTGCACCCGGACACCGCCGCCCGGCACGGGCTCGCCGACGGCGAACTCGCCGACGTGACCTCGCGGCGCGGCACGACGACGGCGCGGGTGCGCTGCGTGCCGACGCTGCGGACGGACACGGTGTTCCTCCCGTTCCATTTCGGCGGGGCGGGGGCGGCGAACAACGTCACGAACCCGGCGCTGGACCCGGTGAGCCGGATGCCGGAGTTCAAGGTCGCCGCGGTGCGGCTGGCGCCGGCGACCACCGGGAGCACGCCGGGGGAGGACGCCGGCCCCGCGGCGAAGCCCGTTGCTCATGCGGGCGGATCGGGCGTCTGA
- a CDS encoding HNH endonuclease signature motif containing protein, translating into MYEQVAAAKARLDAAVDDLTALLDTAGDDEVCAVQTALEAGARRLDHAAVTALATAQRRGIYAERGYRTPAGALADLLHLDPRRARRFASATEAVSPRIGLDGSALPARLAATAPVFAAGEVSLRHVEVISALLGSAPAARLGPDVWTGAEQALADQAVLCTPAELHTFGVRLLEALDQDGPEPDDAPPPQINELRITRHRNRPGGTLCAHYDDAEQFERIATCLHAMSAPADADDMRTTAERAAEALAELCGFALAHASGRMLPETGGRRPQVVVTIPLDDLEHRARTATLEFAGQATPGALRMLACDAAVLPVVLSGEGRPVDVGRAKRTATDAQRRAVTARDGGCAHPGCDRPPAWCEVHHVLPWERGGPTDLDNLVLLCRIHHRLVHHSGWEIHMTGRRPEFVPPRWIDPQQKPRRKPDPDRIVPPPRAPVDDPRPGSPAETEAPRVRAITFDELTAGITTRTAR; encoded by the coding sequence ATGTACGAACAGGTCGCCGCAGCGAAGGCCCGCCTCGACGCGGCCGTCGACGACCTCACCGCGCTCCTCGACACCGCCGGCGACGACGAGGTGTGCGCCGTACAGACCGCCCTCGAAGCCGGCGCCCGCCGCCTCGACCATGCCGCGGTCACCGCGCTCGCCACCGCACAGCGGCGCGGGATCTATGCCGAGCGCGGCTACCGCACTCCCGCTGGCGCACTCGCCGACCTGCTGCACCTCGACCCCCGCCGCGCTCGGCGCTTCGCCTCCGCGACCGAGGCGGTCAGCCCCCGGATCGGGCTCGACGGCAGCGCCCTGCCCGCGCGCCTCGCCGCGACCGCCCCTGTGTTCGCCGCCGGTGAGGTCTCGCTGCGCCACGTCGAGGTGATCTCCGCACTGCTCGGCTCGGCACCGGCCGCCCGCCTCGGCCCCGACGTATGGACCGGCGCCGAGCAGGCCCTCGCCGACCAGGCCGTCCTGTGCACCCCCGCCGAGCTCCACACCTTCGGCGTGCGCCTGCTCGAAGCCCTCGACCAGGACGGTCCCGAACCCGACGACGCCCCACCACCGCAGATCAACGAACTACGCATCACCCGCCACCGGAACCGGCCCGGCGGAACCCTGTGCGCCCACTACGACGACGCCGAACAGTTCGAGCGGATCGCCACCTGCCTGCACGCGATGTCCGCCCCGGCCGACGCCGACGACATGCGCACCACCGCGGAACGCGCCGCCGAGGCCCTCGCCGAACTCTGCGGATTCGCCCTCGCCCACGCCTCTGGCCGGATGCTGCCCGAGACCGGCGGCCGCCGACCACAGGTCGTGGTCACCATCCCGCTCGACGACCTCGAACACCGAGCCCGCACCGCCACCCTCGAGTTCGCCGGACAGGCCACCCCCGGGGCGCTGCGGATGCTCGCCTGCGATGCCGCCGTGCTACCGGTGGTGCTCTCCGGCGAGGGCAGGCCGGTCGACGTCGGCCGGGCGAAGCGCACCGCCACCGACGCCCAGCGGCGCGCGGTGACCGCCCGCGACGGCGGCTGCGCCCACCCCGGCTGCGACCGCCCACCGGCCTGGTGCGAGGTCCACCACGTCCTCCCCTGGGAACGGGGCGGGCCGACCGACCTGGACAACCTCGTGCTGCTCTGCCGGATCCATCACCGCCTCGTCCACCATTCCGGCTGGGAGATCCACATGACCGGCAGGCGACCCGAGTTCGTCCCACCCCGCTGGATCGACCCGCAGCAGAAGCCCCGGCGCAAGCCCGATCCCGATCGGATCGTGCCGCCACCCCGGGCACCGGTCGACGACCCGCGCCCCGGCAGCCCCGCCGAGACGGAAGCACCGCGGGTCCGGGCGATCACCTTCGACGAACTCACCGCAGGGATCACCACGCGGACGGCGCGGTGA
- a CDS encoding acyltransferase family protein, giving the protein MTRTRTGRHRSTTRSAAPAGRLDWVDVAKGLSIILVVLHHAVMFLEPHGLVPGPVAALNLALTSLRMPLFLLASGLFLAPVLERGWRTLLHRRVALFLWLYLLWTVVQFAVITPLPTGTAPDFAVLDAADLPLVLLYPDPSMWFLYALALYSVAARLLRRVPGSLLLVATGVLSTLVGAGILEFGWHAWELTARYAFFFVLGWHGRRLVERVAARSTLLWVLTAAVLAVAVAAASVLLDLHDVPGVAFVLNLVAVTGGVLAAAQLARWRIGRGVAALGRRTLPIYLANVPLVALLTALLASTAPPVAVQYGIVALVTAGAVALSLALHRGLIAIRAGWFYDLPGQWAVRPRIG; this is encoded by the coding sequence TTGACTCGCACGCGAACCGGACGACACAGGAGCACCACCCGATCCGCGGCCCCCGCCGGACGACTCGACTGGGTCGACGTCGCGAAGGGGCTCAGCATCATCCTGGTGGTACTGCACCACGCGGTGATGTTCCTGGAGCCGCACGGCCTGGTGCCCGGCCCGGTCGCCGCCCTGAACCTGGCCCTGACCTCGTTGCGGATGCCGCTGTTCCTGCTCGCCTCGGGACTGTTCCTGGCGCCGGTCCTGGAACGCGGGTGGCGGACCCTGCTGCACCGGCGGGTCGCGCTGTTCCTCTGGCTCTACCTGTTGTGGACCGTCGTGCAGTTCGCCGTGATCACCCCGCTGCCCACCGGGACGGCTCCCGACTTCGCCGTGCTCGACGCCGCCGATCTGCCGCTGGTCCTGCTGTACCCGGACCCGTCGATGTGGTTCCTGTACGCGCTGGCGCTCTACTCGGTCGCCGCCCGGCTGCTGCGCCGGGTCCCCGGCTCGCTGCTGCTCGTCGCGACCGGCGTGCTCAGCACCCTGGTCGGCGCCGGCATCCTCGAGTTCGGCTGGCACGCCTGGGAGCTCACCGCCCGGTACGCGTTCTTCTTCGTGCTCGGCTGGCACGGCCGCCGGCTCGTCGAGCGGGTCGCCGCACGGTCCACCCTGCTGTGGGTCCTGACGGCGGCCGTGCTCGCGGTCGCCGTGGCCGCGGCGTCGGTACTGCTGGACCTGCACGACGTGCCGGGCGTGGCGTTCGTGCTGAACCTGGTCGCGGTCACCGGTGGCGTGCTCGCCGCCGCGCAGCTGGCCCGGTGGCGGATCGGGCGGGGCGTCGCCGCACTGGGACGACGGACGCTGCCGATCTACCTGGCCAACGTTCCACTGGTCGCCCTGCTCACCGCGCTCCTGGCGAGCACCGCGCCACCGGTCGCCGTGCAGTACGGGATCGTCGCGCTGGTCACGGCGGGCGCCGTGGCGCTCTCGCTCGCGCTGCACCGCGGGCTGATCGCGATCCGGGCCGGGTGGTTCTACGACCTGCCGGGACAGTGGGCGGTGCGGCCGCGGATCGGGTGA
- a CDS encoding FAD-dependent oxidoreductase, translated as MSRRVVVVGNGMVGARLAEEIRRRDPGGERVSLTVLGAEVHPAYNRVLLSTVLAGGLSAPMVALPVADGVSLHTGVTATALDRTARVVHDADGGQHPYDELVLATGCRAWLPPVDGFTGADGAPADGVSPFRDLDDCERILAVAAPGARIAVVGGGLLGVEAARGLAGRGVAVTLVHPCTHLMERQLDAGAGAVLADALRGLGVDVRCGVGAKAWDPETGLDCDDGSRIAADAVVVAAGVRAETGLAADAGLAVDRGILVDDRLATDDGRVHAIGDCAQHPDAAPGLVQSGWEQAAVLADLLTGADPAARYRGTRPVTRLKAAGIDLAAIGDVADGDERLHVADPRRGRYGVLSLRDDRVVGAVMMGLPDAAATVIGLYDSGAPAPEDRLALLLGRALPGEAPATGDPGRLPGTAVVCRCNTVTKNALVTAWREGARDVGALSRRTRAATGCGSCRDAVGGIRDWLEHADPSREHAV; from the coding sequence ATGAGCAGGCGAGTGGTGGTAGTCGGGAACGGGATGGTCGGTGCCCGGCTCGCCGAGGAGATCCGCCGGCGCGACCCGGGCGGCGAGCGGGTGTCGCTGACCGTCCTCGGCGCCGAGGTCCACCCCGCCTACAACCGGGTGCTGCTGTCCACCGTGCTCGCCGGCGGCCTGAGCGCGCCGATGGTCGCGCTCCCGGTGGCGGACGGCGTGTCATTGCACACCGGCGTCACCGCGACCGCGCTGGACCGCACCGCGCGGGTCGTGCACGACGCCGACGGCGGACAGCACCCGTACGACGAGCTGGTGCTCGCCACCGGCTGCCGGGCCTGGCTCCCGCCGGTCGACGGGTTCACCGGCGCCGACGGGGCCCCGGCCGACGGGGTGAGCCCGTTCCGCGATCTCGACGACTGCGAGCGGATCCTCGCCGTGGCCGCGCCGGGCGCCCGGATCGCCGTCGTCGGCGGCGGGCTGCTCGGGGTGGAGGCGGCCCGCGGGCTGGCCGGCCGCGGGGTCGCCGTCACCCTGGTGCATCCGTGCACCCATCTGATGGAACGCCAGCTCGACGCGGGCGCCGGTGCGGTGCTGGCCGATGCGCTGCGCGGGCTCGGCGTCGACGTGCGCTGCGGGGTCGGGGCCAAGGCATGGGATCCCGAGACCGGCCTGGACTGCGACGACGGCAGCCGGATCGCCGCGGACGCCGTGGTCGTCGCCGCGGGTGTCCGCGCCGAGACCGGGCTCGCCGCCGACGCCGGACTGGCCGTCGACCGTGGCATCCTGGTCGACGATCGGCTCGCCACCGACGACGGCCGGGTGCACGCCATCGGCGACTGCGCGCAGCATCCCGACGCCGCACCCGGACTGGTCCAGTCCGGCTGGGAGCAGGCCGCGGTACTGGCCGATCTGCTCACCGGGGCCGATCCGGCCGCCCGTTATCGCGGCACCCGTCCGGTGACCCGGCTGAAGGCGGCCGGTATCGATCTCGCCGCGATCGGCGATGTCGCGGACGGCGACGAGCGGCTGCACGTCGCCGATCCGCGCCGGGGCCGCTACGGCGTCCTGTCACTGCGCGACGACCGGGTGGTCGGCGCCGTCATGATGGGCCTCCCGGACGCCGCCGCGACCGTGATCGGGCTCTACGACTCCGGTGCGCCGGCCCCGGAGGACCGGCTGGCGCTGCTGCTCGGGCGGGCGTTGCCCGGCGAGGCGCCTGCGACGGGTGACCCGGGCAGGCTGCCGGGTACCGCCGTCGTCTGCCGGTGCAACACCGTCACCAAGAACGCGCTGGTCACGGCGTGGCGCGAGGGCGCACGCGATGTCGGGGCGCTGTCCCGGCGGACCCGCGCCGCAACCGGCTGCGGCAGCTGCCGGGACGCCGTCGGCGGGATCCGCGACTGGCTGGAGCACGCCGATCCGTCGCGGGAGCACGCCGTATGA
- the nirB gene encoding nitrite reductase large subunit NirB — MSRLVVVGNGMVGHRLVAAMRDRDTAGDWEIAVLGEESRRAYDRVALSSYVDGSSEEDLRLDDDDLHDDPLVTYHLGDAVATIDRDARRVSTASGRTLDYDALVLATGSYPFVPPVRGHDLPGCFVYRTLDDLDAITEAAAAASANPDRKGRPSAIVVGGGLLGLEAARAMRLLGLSPQVVEIAPRLMPVQVDAGGGVLLRSLVESQGIAVRTGVSLDSISADRGRLVGTLSDGVELDADLVVFSAGIRAADQLARGCDLPVGERGGVLVDDRCRTHDDAVWAIGECAALEGRTYGLVAPGYAMAEVVADRLLGGEARMTPAELDMSTRLKLLGVDVASFGDAHASTEGALEIVVDDPVAGTYSKLVVTPPDTGADRSTLLGGVLVGDASRYGALRPLVGSALPGDPVTLISKGGAEPDASALPDSAQICSCNAVTKGDLCAAIDGGAHDVPALKACTRAGTTCGSCVPTLKKILEQQGVEVSKALCEHFDRSRAELFQIVAGAGITSFSELITRHGRGAGCDICKPVVGSILASLYNQHVLDGERATLQDTNDHFLANMQRNGSYSVVPRIAGGEVNPEGLIVIGEVARDFGLYTKITGGQRIDMFGARVDDLPAIWRRLVDAGFESGHAYGKSLRTVKSCVGTTWCRYGVQDSVGMAVELELRYRGLRSPHKLKSGVSGCARECAEARSKDFGVIATETGWNLYVGGNGGFTPRHAELLVSDVDSATLIRTIDRFLMFYVRTADRLQRTAPWIESMEGGLDHLRSVIVDDSLGICAELDAAMARHVESYADEWAGVLDDPAKLSRFVSFVNAPDAPDPTIRFVQERGQNVPAPGRPDEPVLIGLPEVSPR; from the coding sequence GTGAGCCGTCTGGTGGTCGTCGGGAACGGCATGGTCGGGCACCGGCTCGTCGCCGCGATGCGCGACCGGGACACCGCGGGGGACTGGGAGATCGCCGTCCTCGGTGAGGAGTCCCGTCGCGCCTACGACCGGGTCGCACTGTCGTCCTATGTGGATGGAAGCTCCGAGGAGGATCTCCGGCTCGACGACGACGATCTGCACGACGACCCGCTCGTCACCTATCACCTGGGCGACGCCGTCGCGACGATCGACCGGGACGCCCGCCGGGTCAGCACCGCGTCCGGCCGGACCCTCGACTACGACGCGCTGGTGCTGGCGACCGGTTCGTACCCCTTCGTCCCGCCGGTGCGGGGCCATGACCTGCCCGGCTGCTTCGTCTACCGCACCCTCGACGACCTGGACGCGATCACCGAGGCCGCCGCGGCGGCCTCGGCGAACCCGGACCGCAAGGGCCGCCCGTCGGCGATCGTCGTCGGTGGCGGACTGCTCGGTCTGGAGGCGGCCCGCGCGATGCGGCTGCTCGGACTGTCCCCGCAGGTCGTGGAGATCGCGCCGCGACTGATGCCGGTGCAGGTCGACGCCGGCGGCGGGGTACTGCTGCGCTCGCTGGTCGAGTCGCAGGGCATCGCCGTCCGGACCGGGGTGTCGCTGGACAGCATCTCCGCCGATCGCGGCCGGCTGGTCGGGACGCTGTCCGACGGCGTCGAGCTGGACGCCGATCTGGTCGTCTTCTCCGCCGGTATCCGGGCCGCCGACCAGCTGGCCCGCGGCTGTGACCTGCCGGTCGGGGAACGCGGCGGGGTGCTGGTCGACGACCGCTGCCGGACCCACGACGACGCCGTGTGGGCGATCGGCGAGTGTGCCGCGCTGGAAGGCCGCACCTACGGCCTGGTCGCGCCCGGCTACGCGATGGCCGAGGTCGTCGCGGACCGGCTGCTCGGCGGCGAGGCCCGGATGACGCCCGCGGAACTGGACATGTCCACCCGGCTCAAGCTGCTGGGCGTCGACGTCGCCAGCTTCGGGGACGCGCATGCGAGCACCGAGGGCGCGCTGGAGATCGTCGTCGACGATCCGGTCGCCGGGACCTACTCGAAGCTCGTGGTCACCCCTCCGGACACCGGTGCCGACCGGTCCACCCTGCTCGGTGGGGTACTGGTCGGTGACGCGTCGCGCTACGGCGCGCTGCGCCCGCTGGTCGGCTCGGCGCTGCCGGGCGACCCGGTCACGCTGATCTCGAAGGGCGGGGCCGAGCCGGACGCGTCGGCGCTGCCGGACTCGGCGCAGATCTGCTCCTGCAACGCCGTCACCAAGGGCGATCTGTGCGCCGCGATCGACGGCGGCGCGCACGACGTACCGGCGCTCAAGGCGTGCACCCGGGCCGGCACCACCTGTGGGTCCTGCGTGCCGACGCTCAAGAAGATCCTGGAACAGCAGGGCGTCGAGGTCTCGAAGGCGCTGTGCGAGCACTTCGACCGGTCCCGCGCGGAGCTGTTCCAGATCGTCGCGGGTGCCGGGATCACCTCGTTCTCCGAGCTGATCACCCGGCACGGCCGCGGCGCGGGTTGCGACATCTGCAAACCGGTCGTCGGATCGATCCTCGCGAGCCTCTACAACCAGCACGTCCTCGACGGTGAACGCGCGACGCTGCAGGACACCAACGACCACTTCCTGGCGAACATGCAGCGCAACGGGTCGTACTCGGTCGTGCCGCGGATCGCCGGTGGCGAGGTGAACCCGGAGGGACTGATCGTGATCGGCGAGGTGGCCCGCGACTTCGGGCTCTACACCAAGATCACCGGTGGGCAGCGGATCGACATGTTCGGGGCCAGGGTCGACGATCTGCCGGCGATCTGGCGGCGGTTGGTGGACGCCGGGTTCGAATCCGGGCACGCCTACGGCAAATCGCTGCGGACGGTGAAGTCCTGCGTCGGGACGACCTGGTGCCGCTACGGCGTGCAGGACTCGGTCGGGATGGCCGTCGAGCTGGAGCTCCGCTACCGCGGGCTGCGGTCGCCGCACAAGCTCAAGTCCGGGGTGTCCGGCTGTGCCCGGGAGTGCGCTGAGGCCCGCTCCAAGGACTTCGGGGTGATCGCCACCGAGACCGGCTGGAACCTCTACGTCGGCGGCAACGGCGGGTTCACCCCGCGGCACGCCGAGCTGCTCGTCTCCGACGTCGACTCCGCGACGCTGATCCGGACGATCGACCGGTTCCTGATGTTCTACGTGCGCACCGCGGACCGGTTGCAACGCACCGCGCCGTGGATCGAGTCGATGGAGGGCGGACTGGACCATCTGCGATCGGTGATCGTGGACGACTCGCTGGGCATCTGCGCGGAGCTGGACGCCGCGATGGCCCGGCACGTCGAGTCCTACGCCGACGAGTGGGCCGGTGTGCTCGACGATCCGGCGAAGCTGTCCCGCTTCGTGTCCTTCGTCAACGCACCCGATGCGCCGGACCCGACGATCCGGTTCGTGCAGGAGCGGGGACAGAACGTCCCGGCGCCCGGGCGGCCGGACGAACCCGTGCTGATCGGACTCCCGGAGGTGTCCCCGCGATGA
- the nirD gene encoding nitrite reductase small subunit NirD, with the protein MTAVHASPIPAGVDDEPSGWVEVCPLDRLLPGRGAAALVGDVQVALFRLADDALYAVGNVDPFSGAGVMSRGITGDRAGEPTVASPILKQVFALRDGRCLDGGDDTVSLPAFAVRVVGDSVQVGIR; encoded by the coding sequence ATGACCGCCGTGCACGCGTCCCCGATCCCGGCCGGTGTCGACGACGAGCCCAGCGGCTGGGTCGAGGTCTGCCCCCTCGACCGGCTGCTCCCCGGCCGCGGCGCCGCCGCCCTGGTCGGTGACGTCCAGGTGGCGTTGTTCCGGCTCGCCGACGACGCGCTGTACGCGGTCGGCAACGTCGACCCGTTCAGTGGCGCCGGGGTGATGTCCCGCGGCATCACCGGCGACCGGGCCGGGGAGCCGACCGTCGCGTCACCGATCCTGAAGCAGGTGTTCGCGCTGCGTGACGGGCGCTGCCTGGACGGGGGCGACGACACTGTGAGCCTGCCCGCGTTCGCCGTGCGGGTCGTGGGCGACTCGGTACAGGTCGGGATACGGTGA
- a CDS encoding uroporphyrinogen-III synthase, with product MTRSAARDAAPAPDTAPVPPLAGFTVGITAARRAEELATMLERRGATVQHGPALRIVALADDDRLENRTRELVAAPPDITVATTGIGYRGWIEAADGWGIGEDLLAALGRSEMLARGPKARGAIRASGLVDAWSPESESTAEVLEHLLERGVEGCRIAVQLHGEPLPDVVDALELAGAEVVTVPVYRWAPPLDIGPLDRLIDSTLGGGIDVLAFTSAPAAAGILARAEERGLHEPLLAALRGPVLALCVGPVTAAPLEALDVPTVQPQRSRLGAMVRTCESVAPGRARTLPVAGHVLELRGHAVLVDAELRPLPPTPMALLRLLARRPGRVVSRADLLAAQPGGAGDEHAVENAIARLRAALGVPGLVQTVVRRGYRLALEPGHGGHCADVPGAER from the coding sequence GTGACCCGATCCGCCGCACGAGACGCCGCACCCGCCCCCGATACGGCGCCGGTGCCGCCGCTCGCCGGTTTCACCGTCGGGATCACCGCGGCCCGGCGGGCCGAGGAACTGGCCACCATGCTGGAACGCCGGGGGGCGACCGTCCAGCACGGCCCGGCGCTGCGGATCGTCGCGCTCGCCGACGACGACCGGCTGGAGAACCGCACCCGTGAGCTGGTCGCGGCACCACCGGACATCACCGTCGCCACCACCGGGATCGGCTACCGCGGCTGGATCGAGGCGGCCGACGGCTGGGGCATCGGCGAGGACCTGCTGGCCGCGCTCGGCCGCTCCGAGATGCTGGCCCGCGGCCCCAAGGCGCGCGGCGCGATCCGGGCCTCCGGGCTGGTCGACGCCTGGTCACCGGAGTCGGAGTCGACCGCCGAGGTCCTGGAGCACCTGCTCGAACGCGGTGTCGAGGGCTGCCGGATCGCCGTCCAGCTGCACGGGGAGCCGCTGCCCGACGTCGTCGACGCGCTGGAGCTGGCGGGCGCCGAGGTGGTGACCGTCCCGGTGTACCGGTGGGCGCCGCCGCTGGACATCGGCCCGCTGGACCGGCTGATCGACAGCACCCTCGGTGGTGGGATCGACGTGCTGGCCTTCACCAGCGCCCCCGCTGCAGCCGGGATCCTTGCCCGCGCCGAGGAACGCGGGCTGCACGAGCCGTTGCTGGCCGCGTTGCGCGGGCCGGTACTGGCGCTGTGCGTCGGCCCGGTGACGGCGGCACCGCTGGAGGCACTCGACGTCCCCACGGTTCAGCCGCAGCGGTCGCGGCTCGGCGCGATGGTGCGGACCTGCGAGTCGGTCGCACCCGGGCGGGCCCGCACGCTGCCGGTCGCCGGGCACGTGCTGGAGCTGCGCGGGCACGCCGTCCTGGTGGACGCCGAGCTGCGCCCGCTCCCACCGACCCCGATGGCGCTGCTGCGGCTGCTCGCCCGCCGGCCGGGCCGGGTGGTGTCGCGCGCCGACCTGCTCGCCGCGCAGCCGGGTGGGGCGGGCGACGAGCACGCCGTCGAGAACGCGATCGCCCGGCTGCGTGCCGCGCTCGGCGTTCCGGGACTGGTGCAGACCGTGGTCCGGCGCGGCTATCGGCTGGCGCTCGAACCCGGGCACGGCGGGCACTGCGCGGACGTCCCGGGGGCCGAGCGGTGA
- a CDS encoding sirohydrochlorin chelatase, translating into MSELPLLLVAHGSRSDAADAVIRSLAGAVAAQGPRVEICYVDVRGPKVVDAVIALRDSGAHGAVVVPAFLAAGYHVRVDLPAQLAEAGADPARFRTTPSMGPDPLLAAAALDRLRAAGYRDGDAVVLAAAGSSDPSAVAQVRLAAGMLSGRVGRRVRVGFAATGTPTVTDLVEGLRRAGERRVAVASWLLAPGVFQNRLLECGADVVADPLGVHDDVVRAVLDRYTAGVAEIERAA; encoded by the coding sequence GTGAGCGAGCTGCCGCTGCTGCTGGTCGCGCACGGGTCGCGGTCCGACGCCGCCGACGCGGTGATCCGCTCGCTGGCCGGCGCCGTCGCGGCGCAGGGGCCGCGGGTGGAGATCTGCTACGTCGACGTCCGCGGCCCGAAGGTGGTCGACGCGGTGATCGCGCTGCGCGACTCGGGTGCGCACGGCGCGGTGGTCGTCCCGGCGTTCCTGGCCGCCGGCTATCACGTGCGGGTCGACCTGCCCGCCCAGCTCGCCGAGGCCGGGGCCGATCCGGCCCGGTTCCGTACGACGCCGTCGATGGGCCCGGATCCGCTGCTGGCCGCGGCCGCGCTCGACCGGCTGCGCGCCGCCGGGTACCGGGACGGCGACGCGGTCGTGCTGGCCGCGGCGGGCTCGTCGGACCCGTCGGCCGTCGCGCAGGTCCGGCTGGCCGCCGGGATGCTGTCCGGTCGGGTCGGGCGCCGGGTCCGGGTCGGGTTCGCCGCGACCGGGACACCGACGGTGACCGACCTGGTCGAGGGGCTGCGCCGGGCCGGTGAGCGGCGGGTCGCGGTGGCGTCCTGGCTGCTGGCGCCCGGAGTGTTCCAGAACCGTCTGCTCGAGTGCGGCGCGGACGTCGTGGCCGATCCGCTGGGCGTGCACGACGACGTCGTGCGTGCGGTGCTCGACCGGTACACGGCCGGGGTCGCCGAGATCGAGCGCGCCGCCTGA